The DNA segment TGCCCGCAGTGGAGCCCGAGCGCCAACCACTTCGAACCCGGCGTAGGCCAGTTCTGGTCGCAGGCCTGGATCCGCAAGTAACCCCTCCCGCAACCTGAACGAGCGTGGCGCCCCGGCGCCACGCTCCCGCCGGGGAACCGACATGACTTCCGAACGCTATTCGAAGCCGCGCCGGCTGCTGCACTGGTGCTTCGCCGTGGTGATCATCTGGGCCACAGCCAGTGGCTTCCTCAATTCGATGACGCACCTGCCCGAGCCAGTCAAGAACGCCATCGCCTTCATCAATGTCTCGCTGACCACACTGCTGATCCCCCTCTTCGGCCTGCGCCTGTTCTACCTCCTGGCCCACCCGGCGCCCCATGGACAAGCCCACGACAGCCGGCTCGCCCATCTGCTGGCCCAAGCCGGACACCTGGCGCTCTATGTGACCATCGCCGTCGTGCTGCTGACCGGCGTACTGATGATGGACCGTCCCATCAGCGTCTTCGACCTGCTGGTGCTGCCGCAGCCTCTCAGTGAGCCGGTATTGATCGAATTCTTCGACACAACCCACCGCTACAGCTGCATCGCCCTGGCCCTGCTGGTGATCGGCCACGTTGCCGCCGTGGCAGTGCACCAGTGGCGTGGACACGGCGTGCTGCAACGCATGGCCGTGTGATCACCATGCCGCGCATTCTTCCCCTACTGGCGCAGCGAGGCCTGATTCCCGTTGGCATCATTGCGCTGAGTGCCTGGCTGGCCTGGCTCGGTGTGCAGGGCTGGAACTACTGGCAGGCAATGGATACACCACCCGACCCAGCGATCGCATCGGTAGACCGATCAGCTCCGACTCACCATGCGCTGGACCAGTACACCATCGCCGAACTGTTCGGCGCGGTACCGTCGGAACCGCTGGATGCCAGCCCGCACGCGGTCGCGCTGACCCTGCTGGCCAGCCTCAGTGACGACCACGCGGTGCTGTCCCGCGCGCTGATCGAGTCGCCCGAGGGTAGCGCCTTCTACCGCCTCGGCGACCGCCTGCCCGGCGGTGCGCGGCTCAAGGCGGTGCATCCCGACCATGTACTGATCCAACTGGGCGGTCGCGAACAACGGCTGTCCTTTCCCCGTGTCCCGGAGCGCCTGCTGGCGCCGCGCGCCGCGCCCTGACCTACCCGGTAGAGACCAACGCCATGAACCTGACCCGACTCACGGGCGCCCTGCTGATGCTCGGCACCCTGCTCACCCCGCTGCCAACACTGGCCGCCAAGGGCGATGAACGCCAGTGGACCCTGAACATGAAGGATGCGGAACTGCGCGACCTGGTCAGCGAGGTGGGCGACATCACCGGTAAAACCATGGTGCTCGACCCACGCATGAGTGGGCGGGTGACGGTGCAGTCCTCCACCGCCATGGACCAGGCCGGCATCTACTCGCTGTTCCTCACCGTGCTGCGCAGCCAGGGTTTCGCAGCCCTGGACCAGGGTGACCGGGTGCTGATCGTCCCGGTCGCCGACGCCAAGACCCGCGCCAGCGACAAGGCCGGCGACGAGTTCGTCACCGAAGTGCTGACCCTGCACAACGCCACCTCCAGCGAGGTCGCCGCCGTGGTGCGCCCGCTGGTGGCACCGGACGCCTACGTGGCGCCCTCGGCCAGCTCCAATGCCCTGGTGGTGACCGACAGTGCCAGCAACGTCGAACGCATCCGCCAGGTGGTGCGCGAGCTGGACGGCGCCGGCAACCCGGCCTTCAGCACCCTTGAACTCAAGCACGCCTGGGCCGTCGACGTCGCCAAGACCCTGA comes from the Pseudomonas sp. TCU-HL1 genome and includes:
- a CDS encoding cytochrome b — protein: MTSERYSKPRRLLHWCFAVVIIWATASGFLNSMTHLPEPVKNAIAFINVSLTTLLIPLFGLRLFYLLAHPAPHGQAHDSRLAHLLAQAGHLALYVTIAVVLLTGVLMMDRPISVFDLLVLPQPLSEPVLIEFFDTTHRYSCIALALLVIGHVAAVAVHQWRGHGVLQRMAV
- a CDS encoding type II secretion system protein N; its protein translation is MPRILPLLAQRGLIPVGIIALSAWLAWLGVQGWNYWQAMDTPPDPAIASVDRSAPTHHALDQYTIAELFGAVPSEPLDASPHAVALTLLASLSDDHAVLSRALIESPEGSAFYRLGDRLPGGARLKAVHPDHVLIQLGGREQRLSFPRVPERLLAPRAAP